One genomic window of Glycine soja cultivar W05 chromosome 9, ASM419377v2, whole genome shotgun sequence includes the following:
- the LOC114367523 gene encoding uncharacterized protein LOC114367523: MVQFPCSILNSRVAVWEPKLFNRLMKYAVLHNVQQFTVSLNLSFRQSFEFCPYIFSCESLTFLKLSFNSFDTSIVALPGSLNMPALKSLQLEAVSFTARDNDYAEPFSTCNVLNTLILDGCSLHKDAKFLSISNSSLSSLTISGSFEGGAYKIALSTPNLSSLTVTGHNNHTISSACNLSFLEEVTIDTLGYTLFPNTDLLIISWLQVLTNVKILRLYSGTLLTILRDISNPVSVSTQPPCFVQLKSLILENQPSADISFEQLKRAVEYLLQNSPQRRID, from the exons ATGGTTCAGTTTCCCTGCTCAATCTTGAATTCACGCGTCGCGGTATGGGAGCCCAAGCTCTTCAATAGGCTGATGAAATATGCTGTGCTGCACAATGTTCAGCAGTTTACAGTATCTCTAAATTTAAGCTTCAGACAGAGTTTCGAGTTTTGCCCCTACATCTTTTCCTGTGAGTCCTTGACATTTCTGAAGCTTTCATTTAATTCTTTTGACACCTCGATTGTAGCACTTCCAGGATCTCTGAACATGCCAGCATTAAAAAGCTTGCAACTTGAGGCTGTCTCTTTTACTGCAAGGGACAATGACTATGCTGAGCCGTTTTCTACCTGTAATGTGCTGAATACTTTGATACTTGATGGTTGTTCGTTGCATAAAGATGCAAAATTCCTCTCTATATCAAATTCTAGCCTCTCTAGTTTGACCATAAGTGGTAGCTTTGAAGGAGGAGCTTACAAAATTGCGCTTTCTACTCCAAACCTTAGTTCTCTCACAGTCACGGGTCATAATAATCACACAATCTCCTCCGCATGCAATCTTTCTTTCCTTGAAGAAGTAACCATTGACACCCTTGGTTATACACTTTTTCCGAATACAGACTTACTCATCATAAGCTGGCTGCAAGTTCTCACCAATGTAAAGATACTGAGGCTCTATTCGGGTACCCTTCTGACAATACTACGG GATATATCAAATCCTGTTTCGGTGAGTACTCAGCCTCCCTGCTTTGTTCAATTGAAGTCATTGATTTTGGAGAACCAACCATCTGCAGATATATCTTTTGAGCAACTAAAGAGAGCAGTGGAGTACCTACTTCAAAACTCTCCACAACGTAGAATTGATTAA